CTCGGTGATCTTCCTCATCGCGATCGCGATGATCTACGGGGCCACCGGCACCGTGAACATGGCCGACCTGGCGGTCAAGCTCGCCCAGCTGGACCCGGACGTGCAGATGGTGCTGCACGTCATGCTGCTCGTGGGCTTCGGCATCAAGGCCGCCGTGTTCCCGCTCTCGTTCTGGCTGCCGGACTCCTACCCGACCGCCCCGGCCCCCGTGACCGCCGTGTTCGCGGGCCTGCTGACGAAGGTCGGCGTCTACGCGATCGTGCGCACCGAGACCCTGCTGTTCCCGGGGGACCGGGTGAACTCGCTGCTGATGTGGGTGGCGCTGCTGACGATGGTCGTGGGCATCCTCGGCGCGCTGGCCCAGAACGACATCAAGCGCGTGTTGTCCTTCACGCTCGTCTCCCACATCGGCTACATGGTCTTCGGCCTCGGGATGTCCACCGTCCTGGGCCTGGGCGCCACCATCTTCTACGTGGTCCACCACATCACGGTGCAGACCTCGCTGTTCCTCGTCACCGGCCTGATCGAGCAGCGGGCCGGCTCGGCGAACGTGGACCGGCTCGGCGGCCTGGCCCGGATCTCCCCGCTGATCGCCGTCCTGTTCTTCCTGCCGGCCATGAACCTCGCCGGCATCCCGCCGTTCTCCGGGTTCCTCGGCAAGGTCGGCCTCATCCAGGCCGGCGTCGAGCTGCAGACCCCGCTCGCGTGGGCCCTCGTGGTGGGCTCCGTGGTCACCTCGCTGCTGACCCTGCTGGTCATGGTGCGGGTGTGGACCCGCGCGTTCTGGCGCCGCGTGGAGGACGTGGAGCACCCGCCGGCCAAGCTGGTGCTCGCCGTGCAGGCCCTCGAGTCCCGGGGGCACGCGGACGCCCCCGGTGCGCCCGCCGTGCGGGCGCCCCGGGGCGCGACGACGGGGCTCGTGGCACCGACGATCGGGCTCGTGGCGCTCGGGCTGGCCTTCACCGTCCTCGCCGGCCCGCTGTACGCCTTCGCGGACCGCTCGGCGACGGACATGCTGGCCCGCACCCCGTACATCGAGGCGGTGCTCGGCCCGGAGGCGGCCGCCCAGGCCGAGGCGGACGTGCGCTCGCTCGAGGAGCGCGGCGTCGTGGCGCCCCCGGCCCCGCACACCGGCCCCGGCAGTCCCCAGCCGCTCGAGGGCGCGGAC
This genomic window from Citricoccus sp. SGAir0253 contains:
- a CDS encoding Na+/H+ antiporter subunit D, yielding MTDIVSLTPLAVLLPILGAALAFVLVRRPRAQIAITVTTITLTLVLECLLLAATWDTGAVAVYLGGWEAPWGIAMVVDRFSALMLVISSAVVLAVLLYASAQGITDQDQGGPVSIFHPTFLILVAGVSNAFLAGDLFNLYVGFEILLTASYVLLTLGGTGPRVRAGITYVVVSVISSVIFLIAIAMIYGATGTVNMADLAVKLAQLDPDVQMVLHVMLLVGFGIKAAVFPLSFWLPDSYPTAPAPVTAVFAGLLTKVGVYAIVRTETLLFPGDRVNSLLMWVALLTMVVGILGALAQNDIKRVLSFTLVSHIGYMVFGLGMSTVLGLGATIFYVVHHITVQTSLFLVTGLIEQRAGSANVDRLGGLARISPLIAVLFFLPAMNLAGIPPFSGFLGKVGLIQAGVELQTPLAWALVVGSVVTSLLTLLVMVRVWTRAFWRRVEDVEHPPAKLVLAVQALESRGHADAPGAPAVRAPRGATTGLVAPTIGLVALGLAFTVLAGPLYAFADRSATDMLARTPYIEAVLGPEAAAQAEADVRSLEERGVVAPPAPHTGPGSPQPLEGADSRGTDAGTRPGGDVPGDEGAGDAGPADGGRP